A single genomic interval of Devosia oryziradicis harbors:
- a CDS encoding SdpI family protein, translated as MTALRVFTRLNHLLFSLLAVTTIAGFVRIPADARLPVHFDLFGQPDRFAGRDDALILMPILGLSMVVLFWVIGRFASPQRLAGGRHVMDAVLPVLLAMILAFQVVLVFQFDFAVARVAAWAVAALLIVLGNVMPKSQPNRYGGIRIRTTLADPANWAATHRFAGLATMLAGSLLLLLSLVTGNSLILFAGVLAAAILPLLLGVIYSQRLASRGGN; from the coding sequence ATGACCGCGCTACGCGTATTCACCCGCCTCAACCACCTTCTGTTTTCGCTGCTTGCGGTCACCACCATTGCCGGTTTCGTTCGCATCCCTGCCGACGCAAGACTGCCCGTGCATTTTGACCTCTTCGGTCAACCCGACCGATTTGCCGGCCGAGACGACGCGCTCATCCTGATGCCAATCCTTGGCCTGAGCATGGTGGTCCTGTTCTGGGTTATCGGTCGCTTCGCCAGCCCTCAGCGGCTGGCGGGTGGACGCCATGTGATGGATGCGGTGCTGCCGGTCCTGCTCGCGATGATCCTGGCGTTCCAGGTCGTGCTGGTTTTCCAGTTCGATTTCGCCGTTGCCAGGGTCGCTGCTTGGGCCGTGGCAGCCCTGCTGATTGTGTTGGGCAATGTCATGCCGAAATCCCAGCCCAATCGCTATGGCGGCATCCGCATCAGGACCACGCTGGCCGACCCCGCTAACTGGGCCGCGACCCATAGGTTTGCCGGCCTTGCCACGATGCTCGCTGGCAGCTTGCTCCTGCTGCTGTCGCTGGTGACAGGCAACAGTTTGATCCTGTTCGCCGGTGTGCTGGCCGCCGCGATCCTGCCGTTACTGCTAGGCGTTATCTATAGCCAGCGGCTGGCGTCGAGGGGCGGCAACTAA
- a CDS encoding metalloregulator ArsR/SmtB family transcription factor, with amino-acid sequence MGINTVFEALSHPVRRKVLALLKRGPLSAGELASHFDIAKPTISVHLAKLRDAELVVVERQGTSLIYHLNASILEAALAGLLSLKDESQ; translated from the coding sequence ATGGGGATCAACACCGTCTTCGAAGCACTGTCGCATCCCGTGCGGCGGAAGGTCCTGGCATTGCTCAAGCGTGGTCCACTGAGTGCGGGCGAACTGGCTTCGCACTTCGACATCGCCAAGCCTACTATCTCCGTCCACCTCGCCAAGCTTCGGGATGCCGAACTGGTGGTGGTCGAGCGGCAGGGCACCAGTCTCATCTATCACCTCAATGCCAGTATCCTGGAGGCAGCTCTGGCTGGTCTCCTCTCGCTCAAGGACGAAAGCCAATGA
- a CDS encoding VOC family protein, protein MLDHIGLRTTQFDRLLTFYQAALAPLGYTVMMQYPGVAGMGRETPDLWLSADDKGNSNIHLAFTATERAVVDAFHAAALSNGGRDNGAPGLRDYTPTYYAAFVFDPDGNNIEVVCHAGA, encoded by the coding sequence ATGCTTGACCATATCGGCCTCCGCACCACCCAGTTCGATCGTCTGCTCACCTTCTATCAGGCCGCATTGGCGCCACTGGGCTATACCGTCATGATGCAATATCCTGGCGTGGCAGGCATGGGCCGGGAAACGCCCGATCTCTGGCTCAGCGCCGACGACAAGGGCAACTCCAACATTCATCTGGCCTTTACGGCGACCGAACGGGCGGTGGTCGACGCCTTCCACGCCGCAGCGCTCTCCAATGGCGGCCGGGATAATGGGGCCCCTGGATTGCGAGACTATACGCCCACCTACTATGCGGCCTTTGTGTTCGACCCGGACGGGAACAACATCGAGGTGGTTTGCCACGCCGGCGCGTGA
- a CDS encoding dicarboxylate/amino acid:cation symporter, whose translation MSPTSVSAARVARAPKPFYRSFGFQVLAAMVIGLVLGYIARQMGPDAAGNPNWLVQTLATIGSTFVSLLRALVPVLVFTAIVASIANLRELNNAAKLVWQTLLWFAITALIAVAIGIALGLIIQPGLNTAVLADAAKAPASSGSWLDFLKGLIPSNILGLQASTRVTDSGATTSLNFNVLQILVVSIAVGIAALKVGAAADTFLAFNRSFLKIVHKILWWVIRLTPIGTIGLLGNAVAVYGWDALAQLGWYSAAIYIGLALVLFVVYPVLLQSHGLNPIRYFQSAWPAIQLAFVSRSSIGTLPVTERITEQNLGVPREYAAFAVPLGATTKMDGCAAIYPAISAIFVAQFFGIQLGIQEYLLIVFVSVIGSAATAGLTGATVMLTLTLSTLGLPLEGVGLLLAVDPILDMGRTAVNVAGQALVPTIVAKRQGILDQAVYDRGESIEALDTGEAVPAE comes from the coding sequence ATGTCTCCCACATCCGTTTCCGCCGCTCGGGTCGCTCGCGCGCCCAAGCCATTCTATCGCTCCTTCGGCTTCCAGGTTCTGGCCGCCATGGTCATCGGCCTGGTCCTCGGCTACATCGCCCGCCAGATGGGCCCTGACGCCGCGGGCAATCCCAACTGGCTGGTCCAGACGCTGGCCACTATCGGCTCGACTTTCGTATCGCTGCTGCGCGCACTTGTTCCCGTGCTGGTGTTCACCGCCATCGTGGCCTCGATTGCCAATCTTCGTGAGCTCAACAATGCGGCCAAGCTGGTCTGGCAAACCCTGCTCTGGTTTGCCATCACCGCGCTGATTGCCGTCGCCATCGGCATCGCCCTAGGCCTGATCATACAGCCGGGCCTGAACACGGCCGTGCTGGCAGACGCCGCCAAGGCGCCAGCGTCAAGCGGCTCCTGGCTGGATTTCCTCAAGGGCCTCATCCCGTCCAATATCCTGGGCTTGCAGGCATCGACCCGCGTCACTGACAGCGGTGCCACGACGAGCCTCAATTTCAACGTTCTGCAGATCCTCGTGGTCTCGATCGCGGTTGGCATCGCGGCGCTTAAGGTAGGTGCCGCTGCCGATACGTTCCTTGCCTTCAATCGCTCGTTCCTCAAGATCGTCCACAAGATCCTGTGGTGGGTCATTCGCCTGACGCCGATCGGCACCATCGGCCTGCTGGGCAATGCGGTGGCGGTCTATGGCTGGGATGCGCTGGCCCAATTGGGTTGGTACTCCGCCGCGATCTATATCGGCCTTGCCTTGGTGTTGTTCGTGGTCTACCCGGTGCTGCTGCAGAGCCATGGGCTTAACCCGATCCGCTATTTCCAGAGTGCCTGGCCCGCCATCCAACTGGCCTTCGTGTCGCGTTCCTCCATCGGCACGCTGCCGGTCACCGAACGCATCACCGAGCAGAACCTGGGCGTTCCGCGCGAATATGCAGCCTTCGCCGTGCCGCTCGGCGCTACCACCAAGATGGACGGCTGCGCGGCGATCTACCCGGCGATCTCGGCCATCTTCGTGGCCCAGTTCTTCGGTATCCAGCTCGGCATCCAGGAATATCTGCTGATCGTCTTCGTGTCGGTCATCGGCTCGGCTGCCACCGCGGGCCTGACCGGTGCCACCGTCATGCTGACGCTGACCCTTTCGACCCTTGGCCTGCCGCTCGAAGGTGTCGGCCTGCTGCTCGCCGTAGATCCGATCCTCGACATGGGCCGCACGGCGGTCAACGTCGCCGGCCAGGCCTTGGTCCCGACCATTGTCGCCAAGCGACAGGGTATCCTCGACCAGGCCGTCTATGACCGCGGCGAGAGCATTGAGGCCCTTGATACCGGCGAAGCCGTGCCGGCCGAGTAG
- the rpsI gene encoding 30S ribosomal protein S9, protein MAETINSLEDLGTSAVAAPAVNTAPVHVQKLDAQGRAYATGKRKNAVARVWIKPGKGKLVINGREFATYFARPVLQLIVKQPIVATDRNDQYDVVVTVAGGGLSGQAGAVRHGISKALNYFEPALRPILKKGGFLTRDSRVVERKKYGKAKARRSFQFSKR, encoded by the coding sequence ATGGCCGAAACCATCAACTCCCTCGAAGACCTCGGCACTTCGGCTGTTGCCGCTCCGGCCGTGAACACCGCTCCGGTCCATGTCCAGAAGCTCGACGCCCAGGGCCGCGCCTATGCCACCGGCAAGCGCAAGAACGCCGTTGCGCGCGTCTGGATCAAGCCCGGCAAGGGCAAGCTGGTCATCAATGGCCGTGAATTCGCCACTTACTTCGCGCGTCCGGTTCTGCAGCTGATCGTCAAGCAGCCGATCGTGGCGACCGACCGCAACGACCAGTACGACGTCGTCGTCACGGTCGCCGGCGGTGGTCTGTCCGGCCAGGCCGGTGCCGTCCGTCACGGCATTTCCAAGGCGCTGAACTATTTCGAGCCCGCCCTGCGTCCCATCCTCAAGAAGGGTGGGTTCCTGACCCGCGACTCCCGCGTGGTCGAGCGCAAGAAGTACGGCAAGGCAAAGGCCCGTCGTTCCTTCCAGTTCTCCAAGCGCTAA
- the rplM gene encoding 50S ribosomal protein L13, giving the protein MSTYSAKPSEIEKKWVLIDAEGLVVGRVASIIASRLRGKHKPTFTPHMDMGDNIVVINADKVKLTGRKLDQHKFYWHTGFPGGIKDRTARQLLEGRFPERVLENAVRRMMPGGPLTRAQLKNLRVYAGAEHPHEAQNPAKLDVAAMNSKNARVK; this is encoded by the coding sequence ATGAGCACTTACTCGGCAAAACCGAGCGAGATCGAAAAGAAGTGGGTCCTGATCGACGCCGAAGGGCTGGTCGTGGGTCGTGTCGCTTCGATCATCGCCTCGCGCCTGCGCGGCAAGCATAAGCCCACCTTCACCCCGCACATGGACATGGGCGACAACATCGTCGTCATCAATGCCGACAAGGTGAAGCTCACTGGCCGCAAGCTGGACCAGCACAAGTTCTACTGGCACACCGGTTTCCCCGGCGGCATCAAGGACCGCACCGCGCGTCAGCTGCTGGAAGGTCGTTTCCCCGAGCGCGTGCTCGAGAACGCTGTCCGCCGCATGATGCCGGGCGGTCCGCTGACCCGCGCCCAGCTTAAGAACCTCCGCGTCTATGCCGGCGCTGAGCATCCCCACGAAGCGCAGAACCCGGCCAAGCTGGACGTTGCTGCGATGAACTCCAAGAATGCGCGGGTGAAGTAA
- a CDS encoding COX15/CtaA family protein, whose amino-acid sequence MTSVQNAALSETTIASDRLRPVRIWLYAMAGFVLLMVVVGGITRLTESGLSITSWKPISGTIPPLSDADWQAEFEAYKQIPQYEVNNSWMTVDDFKVIFFWEYLHRLLGRLLGVLFAVPFLVFLVQKRFTAQLAWPLFGLFVLGGFQGALGWWMVSSGLTELTSVSQYRLAAHLTAASLLFIALVYVPRSLEPGRITGRVASRNIWWAMVLLLLIVLQIGAGAFVAGLDAGLGYNTWPLMDGAIIPNGLGVMQPAWRNLFENALTVQFIHRCIAYVIVAYLAVMLWRQYRSEGFAGVHGWLPRLGLLVLLQVGLGVATLLHAVPISLAVGHQALAFMLAGATVAYIADMRRAGR is encoded by the coding sequence GTGACTTCAGTCCAAAATGCCGCATTGAGCGAAACGACCATAGCCAGCGATCGTCTGCGCCCGGTGCGCATCTGGCTTTATGCCATGGCCGGTTTCGTGCTGCTGATGGTGGTCGTGGGTGGGATTACGCGGCTTACGGAGTCAGGCCTTTCCATAACCAGTTGGAAGCCCATTTCCGGCACCATTCCGCCGCTGAGCGATGCCGATTGGCAGGCTGAGTTCGAGGCCTACAAGCAGATCCCGCAATACGAGGTCAACAATTCCTGGATGACGGTTGACGACTTCAAGGTCATCTTTTTCTGGGAGTACCTGCATCGCCTCCTCGGGCGCCTGCTGGGCGTCCTGTTTGCCGTGCCTTTCCTGGTCTTTCTTGTGCAGAAACGCTTCACCGCGCAACTGGCCTGGCCCCTGTTCGGACTTTTCGTTCTAGGCGGTTTCCAGGGCGCGCTGGGATGGTGGATGGTCTCGTCCGGTCTGACTGAACTGACCTCGGTCTCCCAATACCGCCTCGCTGCGCATCTGACGGCGGCCTCATTGTTGTTCATCGCCCTGGTCTACGTGCCACGATCGCTCGAGCCCGGTCGCATCACCGGGCGCGTCGCGAGCCGCAATATCTGGTGGGCTATGGTGCTCTTGCTGTTGATCGTCCTGCAGATCGGGGCAGGGGCCTTCGTAGCAGGGCTCGATGCTGGCCTGGGATACAATACCTGGCCGCTGATGGATGGCGCCATCATCCCCAACGGCCTGGGGGTAATGCAACCGGCCTGGCGCAATCTCTTCGAGAACGCACTCACTGTGCAGTTCATCCATCGTTGCATCGCCTATGTCATCGTGGCCTACCTCGCGGTGATGCTCTGGCGTCAGTACAGATCCGAAGGCTTTGCCGGCGTACACGGCTGGCTACCGCGGCTGGGCCTGCTCGTTCTGCTGCAAGTGGGTCTTGGCGTTGCGACCTTACTCCATGCCGTTCCAATCTCGCTTGCCGTTGGGCATCAGGCACTTGCCTTCATGCTCGCCGGGGCCACGGTGGCGTACATCGCCGACATGCGGCGGGCAGGGCGATAA
- a CDS encoding DUF2842 domain-containing protein codes for MTQRSRKALGILLILGSIVAWLSLFTSVYLAFPPGLPIWVLMPYFVVAGMGWLYPAMWIIRWMARPDA; via the coding sequence ATGACCCAGCGCAGCCGCAAGGCTCTCGGAATCTTGTTGATCCTCGGCTCGATCGTGGCCTGGCTGAGCCTTTTCACCTCGGTCTACCTGGCGTTTCCGCCGGGCCTGCCGATCTGGGTCCTGATGCCGTACTTCGTCGTTGCCGGCATGGGCTGGTTGTACCCAGCCATGTGGATCATCCGCTGGATGGCCCGACCAGACGCCTGA
- a CDS encoding polysaccharide deacetylase family protein, translating into MSVKYLAIRALFEALWLSRLPGLIRALSSSRGVIFTLHRVLPEEPADFSPNAILQVQPAFLEYVIERVRDIGLDIVSLDEALDRLAAPHAGRRFVVLTFDDAYRDNLRHALPILRRHEAPFTLYVPTALVDGVGELWWQAIEDIIGRQEAIAMTSGGETDYVDTRTTTEKRAAFDTLYWQMRRMPEAERVQLVRSFAHAYGYDLDKQCRDLIMDWQELRLFAGEPLCTIGAHTVHHYELAKLPIEQASSEMAQSADILLAQFGQKPTHFSYPLGGPLSAGPREFELARELGFKSAVTTRPGGLYGRHAKSPHSLPRVSLNGYFQSRRYVDVFATGAIFSAMGKLTG; encoded by the coding sequence ATGTCAGTGAAGTATCTGGCCATTCGAGCGCTGTTCGAGGCCCTGTGGCTATCACGCCTGCCGGGCCTGATCCGTGCCTTGTCTTCGTCCCGCGGCGTTATCTTCACCCTCCATCGTGTCCTGCCCGAAGAGCCCGCTGACTTTTCCCCAAACGCCATCCTTCAGGTGCAACCCGCTTTTCTGGAATATGTCATCGAGCGGGTGCGCGACATTGGTCTTGATATCGTCAGCCTGGACGAAGCACTTGATCGCCTGGCTGCGCCACACGCTGGCCGCCGCTTCGTTGTGTTGACCTTCGACGATGCCTATCGGGACAATCTGCGACACGCGCTTCCCATCCTGCGGCGCCATGAGGCCCCTTTCACACTTTATGTCCCCACGGCGCTCGTTGATGGCGTCGGCGAACTCTGGTGGCAGGCCATCGAGGACATTATCGGCCGGCAGGAAGCCATTGCCATGACCTCGGGCGGCGAGACGGATTACGTCGATACCCGGACGACCACCGAGAAACGCGCGGCGTTCGACACGCTCTATTGGCAGATGCGTCGGATGCCCGAAGCCGAGCGCGTGCAACTCGTGCGCAGCTTTGCCCACGCCTATGGCTATGACCTCGATAAGCAGTGCCGTGACCTGATCATGGACTGGCAGGAACTGCGGCTGTTTGCCGGGGAACCGCTGTGCACCATCGGTGCGCACACTGTGCATCACTACGAGCTTGCCAAGCTGCCCATCGAGCAGGCGAGCAGTGAAATGGCGCAGTCGGCCGACATCCTGCTTGCCCAGTTCGGCCAGAAACCGACACACTTTTCTTACCCGCTGGGCGGACCGCTTTCCGCCGGCCCTCGTGAATTCGAACTTGCCCGCGAGCTAGGCTTCAAATCGGCGGTCACTACCCGCCCCGGCGGTCTCTACGGTCGACACGCGAAGTCGCCCCATTCCTTGCCGCGCGTTTCGCTCAACGGCTACTTTCAGTCTCGCCGCTATGTCGATGTTTTTGCTACGGGAGCGATATTTTCGGCTATGGGTAAACTGACGGGCTGA
- a CDS encoding GumC family protein has protein sequence MARDARIDIGAVLGAVVKRLPRVVIVTAALLAAALVLTMFMPRLYESSASILVEPRSNIYTRPAGEQPQSAPSADAGVVSSQIELIKSRDTLLTVVDKLDLRSVPEFNGTGAGGFSPLAVVSQLLGRKATPVSVDEVVLGALYDRMTVIQERDSRLISVLVRSTDPQLAADIANAVADAHVARRAQLSLSDTAEASGWLANEIAKLRVSVTEAETAVANFKVDNDLFVGSNNTSLADQQLSTIATQINAAQERKNAALSRAALIRRMIEQGQPIDGVADVRDSVVIQQLSQEKGRLQGEKAQRSATLLANHPTIQALTAQIAELNNQINLEGRRVADALEAEAQIEADLEASLRADLTRAKSSASTATQDGVTLDSLERDAKAQRDLLESYLQRHTEAVSRIESNSALPDVRVVSVAAPSVTPASPKTPLILLAVGLVALATQIGVIVFGELVSGRAIVATSEAVHNQDQLDEVPFIEAELEPEQQWSEPVIATEEVVEERVLDLPADVEDYAEVDEPAVELPTPAVSARSERRPPAASVELPGIIASADLSSDLVLGRTHLLILAAHAANADCEILAEKLVSDALARGLSVALIDGGSARLGDEPGLTDLSLDAASFGDVVQKSADNSFAEVPWGQGRAIDRTSGKPLILVEALGDIYEVVVLMTGRVGAGSTLPLFDGLDGRLVLVAGDDDDIDAVSQTREKLLSAGYRRCEVVAAPTRVAA, from the coding sequence ATGGCACGCGACGCCCGGATCGATATCGGCGCGGTGCTTGGCGCCGTGGTCAAGCGGTTGCCGCGCGTTGTGATTGTGACGGCTGCATTGCTGGCAGCCGCTCTCGTGCTCACGATGTTCATGCCGCGCCTCTATGAGTCGTCTGCTTCCATACTGGTTGAGCCGCGCAGCAATATTTATACCCGGCCGGCCGGCGAGCAGCCCCAGAGCGCTCCGAGCGCCGACGCGGGCGTCGTGTCCAGCCAGATCGAGCTGATCAAGTCTCGCGACACACTGCTGACCGTGGTCGACAAGCTCGATCTGCGCTCAGTCCCAGAGTTCAACGGTACCGGGGCAGGCGGCTTTTCGCCGCTCGCCGTGGTTTCACAGCTGCTGGGCCGCAAGGCGACGCCGGTCAGCGTCGACGAAGTCGTGCTCGGTGCGCTCTACGATCGCATGACCGTGATCCAGGAGCGCGACTCGCGCCTCATTTCCGTCCTGGTGCGTTCGACAGACCCGCAGCTGGCGGCGGATATCGCCAATGCCGTGGCTGATGCTCATGTGGCGCGTCGCGCGCAGCTGTCTCTGTCCGACACCGCTGAAGCGTCCGGCTGGCTGGCCAATGAAATTGCCAAGCTGCGGGTTTCGGTAACCGAGGCAGAGACCGCCGTCGCAAATTTCAAGGTCGACAATGACCTTTTCGTCGGCTCCAACAATACCAGTCTCGCGGACCAGCAGCTTTCCACCATTGCGACCCAGATCAACGCGGCCCAGGAGCGCAAGAACGCTGCTTTGTCGCGTGCGGCTCTGATTCGACGCATGATCGAGCAGGGGCAACCCATTGATGGCGTTGCGGATGTGCGCGATTCTGTTGTGATCCAGCAGCTCAGCCAGGAGAAGGGCCGCCTGCAGGGCGAGAAAGCACAGCGCTCAGCTACCCTGCTTGCCAATCACCCGACGATCCAGGCGCTGACGGCCCAGATCGCCGAGCTGAACAACCAGATCAATCTCGAGGGAAGGCGCGTCGCCGATGCGCTCGAAGCAGAGGCGCAGATCGAAGCGGATCTTGAGGCCTCTTTGCGCGCCGACCTGACTCGGGCCAAGTCGTCCGCCTCGACGGCGACGCAAGACGGCGTCACGCTCGACAGCCTGGAACGCGACGCCAAGGCGCAGCGCGACCTGCTCGAAAGTTACCTGCAACGCCACACCGAGGCAGTTTCGCGCATCGAATCCAATTCGGCTTTGCCGGATGTTCGCGTTGTCAGCGTAGCGGCGCCTTCCGTGACCCCGGCCTCTCCCAAGACCCCCCTGATTCTCCTGGCAGTGGGGCTGGTGGCCCTCGCAACGCAGATCGGTGTCATCGTCTTTGGCGAACTCGTCTCGGGTCGTGCCATCGTCGCGACCAGCGAAGCCGTCCACAATCAGGATCAGCTTGATGAAGTTCCTTTCATCGAAGCCGAATTGGAACCGGAACAGCAGTGGTCCGAGCCGGTCATCGCAACCGAGGAGGTTGTCGAGGAGCGGGTCCTCGACCTTCCGGCCGATGTCGAGGACTATGCGGAGGTCGATGAGCCCGCCGTCGAACTGCCGACCCCCGCAGTTTCAGCGCGATCCGAGCGCCGGCCGCCCGCGGCCTCCGTCGAGCTGCCCGGCATCATCGCCTCGGCCGATCTCTCCTCCGATCTGGTTCTCGGCCGCACCCATCTGCTGATCCTTGCCGCGCACGCGGCCAATGCCGACTGCGAGATTTTGGCGGAGAAGCTGGTTAGCGACGCCCTGGCGCGCGGTCTCAGCGTTGCGTTGATCGATGGCGGCAGCGCCAGGCTCGGCGACGAACCCGGGTTAACCGATCTCAGTCTCGATGCCGCAAGCTTTGGCGATGTGGTGCAGAAATCGGCCGACAACAGCTTTGCCGAAGTTCCATGGGGGCAGGGGCGGGCCATCGACCGTACCTCCGGCAAGCCCCTGATCCTTGTCGAAGCCCTGGGTGACATCTACGAGGTGGTCGTCCTGATGACCGGCCGCGTTGGCGCCGGCTCCACCTTGCCCCTATTCGATGGCCTCGATGGTCGCCTGGTGCTGGTTGCTGGCGATGATGACGATATCGACGCGGTCAGCCAGACCCGTGAAAAGCTGCTCTCCGCGGGGTACCGTCGCTGCGAAGTGGTCGCCGCACCGACCCGCGTAGCGGCCTGA
- a CDS encoding polysaccharide biosynthesis/export family protein, whose translation MRWLPVLTIALMLPLAACATTRPATYLVETKGPYQLDTGDTVRVTVYGDAELSDTYKIDDSGAIAFPLVGPVQVRGVTTNVAAGRLAAALANGYMRSPDVAVEVAEYRPFFIQGEVKTAGQFQYVYGMTVRAAISTSGGFTDTADRSRAIVYRRQGNEMVKGTVDLDFPIYPGDTVVILERWF comes from the coding sequence ATGCGCTGGCTGCCCGTTCTCACAATCGCCCTGATGCTGCCGCTGGCAGCATGCGCGACCACGCGCCCCGCGACCTACCTGGTGGAAACCAAGGGGCCGTACCAGCTCGATACGGGCGATACCGTGCGGGTCACCGTCTATGGCGACGCTGAGTTGAGCGACACCTACAAGATCGATGATAGCGGTGCGATCGCCTTTCCGCTGGTCGGTCCCGTGCAGGTGCGCGGCGTAACCACCAATGTCGCGGCCGGCCGCCTGGCTGCAGCGCTGGCCAATGGCTATATGCGCAGTCCCGATGTCGCGGTGGAAGTGGCGGAATACCGCCCGTTCTTCATCCAGGGCGAAGTCAAGACCGCCGGACAATTCCAATACGTCTATGGCATGACCGTGCGCGCGGCCATCAGCACTTCCGGTGGCTTCACCGATACGGCGGATCGTAGCCGGGCGATAGTCTATCGCCGCCAGGGGAACGAGATGGTCAAGGGGACCGTGGATCTCGACTTCCCGATCTATCCGGGCGACACGGTCGTTATCCTCGAACGTTGGTTCTAG
- a CDS encoding glycosyltransferase family 4 protein, whose product MAGGKLRVLQVMRAPVGGLFRHVADLTRALAEAGHEVGLVVDSLANDAQTEGKLAALQPYATLGIHRFAMPRLLGAGDLKTPFAVRKLAQVLDIDVLHGHGAKGGFYARLARIGGKAVALYTPHGGVLHFSRSSLSGRVFHRLERALMAQTGAIIFESAYAQATYSALIGQPTCPTVVIHNGLAPDEFVPVVPETDAADFVFVGELRDLKGIFVLADALVGVTRADDSPATLVMAGDGPSRAPFEARIAQLGLQQRVTLLGAQPARPTFAKGRVAIVPSLAESLPYVVLEAAAAQLPVIATSVGGIPEIFGPTSSRLVPAGDVSALAAAMQGTLDAPDAAQAEMRDRLAHIESRFSLATMADSIQALYQSVLGRA is encoded by the coding sequence ATGGCAGGCGGCAAGCTGCGCGTGCTGCAGGTTATGCGGGCGCCTGTCGGTGGGCTGTTCCGGCATGTCGCCGACCTGACGCGGGCACTGGCCGAGGCCGGCCACGAGGTCGGCCTGGTCGTCGACAGCCTCGCCAACGATGCCCAGACCGAAGGCAAGCTGGCCGCGTTGCAGCCCTATGCAACGCTGGGCATTCACCGCTTCGCCATGCCGCGCCTGCTCGGCGCTGGGGACCTCAAAACACCCTTTGCGGTGCGCAAGCTGGCGCAGGTGCTCGACATCGACGTGCTGCATGGGCATGGCGCCAAGGGCGGGTTCTATGCACGGCTGGCGCGCATCGGCGGCAAAGCGGTCGCGCTCTATACACCCCATGGCGGGGTGCTGCATTTCTCGCGATCGTCGCTATCGGGCCGGGTGTTTCACCGGCTGGAACGTGCGCTGATGGCGCAGACCGGGGCCATCATCTTCGAGAGCGCCTACGCCCAGGCGACCTATTCCGCGCTGATCGGCCAGCCCACCTGCCCTACGGTCGTCATTCACAACGGCCTCGCCCCCGACGAGTTCGTACCGGTCGTCCCCGAGACCGATGCAGCCGACTTCGTCTTCGTGGGCGAGTTGCGCGACCTCAAGGGGATATTCGTCCTGGCGGACGCCCTGGTTGGCGTGACCCGCGCGGATGACAGCCCGGCTACGCTGGTGATGGCCGGCGATGGTCCGAGCCGCGCTCCCTTCGAAGCTCGCATTGCGCAACTGGGGTTGCAGCAGCGGGTGACGTTGCTGGGTGCCCAGCCCGCACGCCCCACCTTTGCCAAGGGCCGCGTCGCGATCGTGCCTTCCCTGGCCGAATCCCTGCCTTATGTCGTGCTCGAAGCGGCGGCTGCGCAGTTGCCAGTCATTGCCACTTCAGTTGGCGGAATTCCGGAGATTTTTGGCCCGACCTCGTCGCGACTCGTGCCGGCGGGAGACGTTTCGGCCCTGGCGGCCGCAATGCAGGGCACACTCGACGCGCCCGACGCGGCCCAGGCCGAAATGAGGGACCGCCTGGCCCACATCGAGAGCCGCTTTTCGCTCGCAACCATGGCCGACAGCATCCAGGCCCTCTACCAATCGGTATTGGGACGAGCTTAG